The Apodemus sylvaticus chromosome 19, mApoSyl1.1, whole genome shotgun sequence sequence cagagaaaccctgtctcgaaaaaatcaaattcaaaaaacttaaaaaaaaaaacaaaaacaaaaaaacaaaaacattctggCTTCTGTGGCTTGTGGGTCAGGTACCAAGTCCTTCATTTTGTTCAAGGTTGCAGGGTGGTTACATGACCCAAAAGCACAGCAGCCTATGAGGAGAAATGGCCCATGACAGTCAGACTCATGGGTTGTTACAGTATAAGAAAAATAAGGATAGCCAGGAATGTGGAAGGAGAGCTGTTGGTGGGTTCGCAGGGGTTCTTAGTAGAACCGGGGACCTGGGGCACAGGTAGGAGGGTTTGATTGTGTGATGAGGGGCAGACAAAGGATGGGGTCTGACAGGTGACAAGGTAAAAGCTGACACATCAGCTGGGGAGAAAGGGGTTTGGCATGGTGCAAAAAATGTATGTCTCTCCTTTTCCCTTGTAGTCCAGCATGAGTGCATCCCTCAGGCCATTCTGGGGATGGATGTCCTGTGCCAGGCCAAGTCAGGCATGGGCAAGACAGCAGTGTTTGTCCTGGCCACACTGCAGCAACTGGAGCCGGTTACTGGGCAGGTATGTTGGTTAGTGCTGGAGAGGGCGTTGAGGTTGGGTGGCCAGGAGGGAGGCTGTTCTGTGCTCTCAGAGCTGTCTCCTCCGGCAGTTCAGAGGGGATGCTCTGTAGCTGATGGGCATAATGGTTTAATGAGACCGACCTCACCCACAAGTTGGCAGATGCTCTTGTGTCGAGGGGCTGATTGTACGGTgtctgtctccatttgcacctTCAGGTGTCTGTGCTGGTGATGTGTCACACCAGGGAGCTGGCTTTTCAGATCAGCAAGGAATATGAGCGTTTCTCAAAGTACATGCCGAATGTCAAGGTAAGGGGAGTGAGGAAACCTGGGCAGGGATGCTGTGGGGGCTTGCAGGCCAGTGGTTGGCTGTCCTCGAGTAGCTGTAGGGGAGGGAGGCCCTGTGCTGTCAGTGGTGTGTTCCTGCAGGCCGGGGCCCAGGAGAGACTTCAGTCACTGCCAGGCCCTTCTGTAGCTGCCCTTCTGGGTTCCATACTGTGAATGCGTCTGTATTGCTGAGAGTTCGAAGCTTTAGGTAATGCCACTACAACACTTTGTAATTGGTTTTGGTACTGCAAATTCCATTCCAGAGCCTTCAGCTACTAagtgtgggactgagcaactccTGGGTCCCTTCGTTTTTATGCTTACaattgtctttgtgtgtgtatgttttattgagatagggtttctttgtgtagccctggctgtcctggaactcactctgtagaccaggctggcctcgaactcaaaaatccatctatctgtctgcctctgcctcccaagttctgggattaaaggcgtgagctaACACTGCCCAGCTACAATTGTCTCTTTACCAAGTTATCCtggtaggccttgaactcaccttaGTCTAGAGACAGTAGGCCTTGACCCTGAGGCTCTTGCCTCAAGTTCCTGAGTAGTTGGGTCAGGCCTTTGCCACCTGGCTGGGCCAGAgcctctgttctgttctgttctgtacTGTACTGCTTGGTGGAGTGCTTGGGAGTTTGGGGTATGTGTGGCTAGGGGAAGCTAAACGCTCGCTTGCTCTAAAGCAGCTCTGGCGTGGACTCAACTCTAGAATGGTTAAAGCTTTCTGGGGGTCATTACAAGTGGCCCGTGTGTTCTATGAAGGAGCGTGGTGTGGTCTCATACTTGGCATCCCTTTGGAACTTTTGAGATTATGTGTTTCCATGCCTGGGTGTGTGTGGCCTGCTGTGGggtttttttaaaacatactgtAGTTTTGCTTGGTTGGGGCGGGATGTCACTGTGGATGGGTGCTTGCCATCATGTGTCTGCTGCTTGAGTGCAGAGGTTGTGGGTCTGTGCCCACCCCCAGCTCCACCCCTGCAACTCACTGTGTGTTTTAAAGGGTACTTGTAATTTTGAAGCAGAACCCTaaactgaaaataatttcttaaaaatcaaAGTGGGAggtcagagaaatggctcagataAAAGTGTTTCCTGCACAGAACCATGCAAGGTGCCAGGAGAGAACCAGGTCCACAGAGCCCTCTGACCCTGActtctctttccccacacccaCACGCCATGTACACACGATAGTGCTTAAGATATTGTTACTTATACAATACACGTgttaatacatacacacacacacaccccaccacaaccacaatcaccaccaccacagggttttcctatgtagcccagactgtcctggaacttgctcagcaGACTGGGCTGACCTCCAAGTCAGCTCTGCTtccgctgggattaaaggcacatgtcatCATCTCCACAACCATGCCCAGCATGACAGATTTAAAAAGGGAAAttctggaggaagaagaagaaaaggaaaggcagtATGTGCAAAGTGCTAAAGGAATCCAGAGAGCTTGTGGTCTCTGAATTTTTCATTGCACTGCATAACCAAGCATTAGACATTAGACATTGTTTTCCTAACCTGTCCGTATGCAAGCTTATGGCCTCTTTGTGAAACATTTtagcatatttatatattttcctccTAGGATTCTGAGAATAGTTTCTGATCTGGAGATTGTctctgtgcttgtgtctgtgtgtctgtgcctctggTTTTATGTTGTTATCATAACCTTACCAAGAGACTGATAGACTTTAGTTCTTGGGCTGAGTGGTCCTCTCTGTGGATCTGATAGTTGGAAACTGAAGCGGTCCCAGGGGCTCATTCCTGTTTCCCCGGGGCTTTGGAGGTTGAGGTGGGAGTTTGCTGGGGTTGAAGGCTGCCCTGGGCTAATGTCTCACAAAGGGGGAGGATTGCAGACCATTGACCAGTCCTCTGCAGATCCCACAACACCTGTGTGCCACTCCAAATGCTATGAGGGTTGGGATCAAGTGTGAGGCCAGGCCTGGAGGGGGAGCCCCCCTCATCAGTTACCTACATAGCCATAAAATCAGAATTATCTTTACTTTTCATTGGTTCTGCAACAAAGTGTCCTGTAGGGGGCTGTCTAGTCCCTCCCTAGTGAGGTATGGCTGGCTTTTCCCTGAGTGTTTGTAACATACCTGAAAGCTTAATTGATACTAGGTAAAACACTTGACAGGAATGCTCCTGTATGCCACATGGTAACCACTTGTGATTTTGGATTGAGAGGGAGGTTTACTGTGGAGTAAGCTTCCTGATTCTTTCCCCTTGAAATTGGACAAGTCCACATGTCACAGCGCACATCCAGCACTTACCTAGTGTCACAGCGCACATCCAGCACTTACCTAGTGTCACAGCTCACACTCACCTAGTGGTTTACAGGTGGTGTGACTTTCATCTcaggcactcaggaagcaaaggctcTAGGCCAGCTGGACTGAGTGACAGTTCAGTTAGGAAAGCTTGCTTGTGGCTTGTTTGGTGGCACCTCACACTTCTTGGTGGCTTCTTGCTTTCTTCATTTGTGTAAGGAAGCTGTGACTTTAGAGTCACATGTGCCTCCTTGTGTAGGCCAGTAGGGCTGTGTCGAGAGACCCTATCGTAGAGTTTGAGTGGAGGCTGAGAAGCTGAGTGTTCCTTCCGTCCATCCCCCTTAGCCCTGAGGTGCTGAGCAAGTCGCTTTGTTTCTTACCTGCATTACCTGTTTCGTACGGAGGCACAGGAGTCACTGCAGGCCTGAAAGCTAAGAGTTGGTTTACAATCAACTACAGAAAGAACACATTGGCATTGGCAAGGTGGCCCATGGCCTTTATTCTGCACTTGGGTGACAGACAGGCTgctagggctatacagtgagGCCTTAACTCAAACAAAGGGGTGGGAGAGAATGGGAACTCTGGGAGACTGGAACATTGTCTTTCCTTGTGGTTGACAGGTGGCAGTGTTTTTTGGCGGTCTGTCTATCAAGAAGGATGAAGAGGTGCTGAAGAAGAACTGCCCACACATTGTCGTGGGGACTCCTGGCCGGATCCTAGCCCTGGCTCGGAATAAGAGCCTGAACCTCAAACACATTAAACACTTTATCTTGGACGAGTGTGACAAGATGCTTGAACAGCTCGGTGAGTGGCGGTGCTGCCGGCTCAGGTGGTCGGGGAGCCGCCCTTTGAGCCAAATGATGTGTTTGACAGAGGAGCACCTGTGTGCAAGGACGACTCTTATCTATCACCCATGACTGATGGCTCTGCTTCTTGTCCCCtggtgctgtgctgtgagctcgCTCTGCCGAGGTGTGCGGAGCTCCAGTTCTGGTTTGGGCACATGCCTTGAGTCGAAGGCAGGGgagtctcttgagttcaaggcccatctggtctatagttagttagttagttagttcgttcaaggacatccaggactacacggAGAAACTCCTgaaaaacctttttttaaaaaaggcttaacatgtctttaatcccaagggctacagagtgagccctTATCTTTAAGAGAGAGAGGGTCAGAGAATTGGTTTTGTTGAGTTTGGAGAGTAGAAGACTGTAGCTCTAGAGAGAGGTCTTTCCAAATGGCCTTTGGCTGTCCCAAGATGGCATACTGATGGTGGCATTAGACAGGCcgcatctgtctgtgtctgtctggccAAACGGTGTGTGAGGCTAGAGGTGAAGGTGGAAGGCACAGCAGGCGGTTGTAGAGAGAAAGTGCTTCTGAGACGGGCGTAGGGATAACAGTGGGAAAGGGCCTTCAGAGGTTTGTGCATGTTTTCTTAGAGACAATATGTATGTTTAGGTCTTACTGTATAGCACTGATTAGCCTCGAACTTAAGTtagaaaccaggctggcctcaaactcagagaattgcctacctctgcctcctgagttctgggactacaGACGTaagtttattatttaaatgtgtgcatgcatgcttgccACCATAGAGAAGAGAGGCAGTGACCCCCCTGGAACTAAgttgtgggagctgggaacctaATGTGGGTCTTCTGTAGGAACAGTAAGTGCCCTTAACTGCCGTACCTCTATCCAGCCTCATGctccatattttataaatgtggaCTTTAGGTTCGGTCACATTTTTCTTGTCTGAACACGGGAGTGGAATTTGACCCCCAAGtcgtctttcttttcttttcttttcttttcttttagtttcgtttcgtttcgtttcgtttcgtttttttcgagacagggtttctctgtatagccctgtcctggaactcactctgtagaccaggctggcctcgaactcagaaatctgcctgcctctgcctcccagagtgctgggattacaggtgtgcaccaccaccacccggctcccaAGTCTTTTTCTAAGCACATTGCTTTTTTCATGCTGTTACTAGTATACACAGCTCCTGGTCCTCCAGCCAggacctcctaagtgctgggattccaggcgtgtGCCTCAAAGCCTGGATTGTTCGTGGAAACACCACATCTCTGCAGTGGCTTCCCTCAGAGTTTCATTGACCTCACCAGACTTACGTCACAGACTCATTTTCttctgtgaatttttttcttgcaGACATGCGTCGGGATGTCCAGGAAATTTTTCGCATGACCCCCCATGAGAAGCAGGTCATGATGTTCAGTGCTACCTTGAGCAAAGAGATCCGCCCAGTCTGCCGCAAGTTCATGCAAGATGTAAATACCCTTCtaccttctctccctccactccccGCCCgctgcctcctccccctcctcgcCCTCTTCCTCCAGACTCCCTTGTCCTTCAAGCACCGAGAAGGGAGCTTGTGCCCATCTGGGAGCAACAACTCCTTGAAGaaaaacacagaggcagagacagttaGTGATAGGGTCTGCGCGTGCCAGGGAAACTCCGGAAGACTTGGTCGGGTTAACGTGAGAGCGGGTAGTGTTTGACATTTTTTAATCACGACATTTTTGAACCTCTTCTCCCTTTGGGGGCAGGGCAGAATTTTGTGCCCTCTCCCCCTCCTATCGTCTACTACACACCCCCTTCAGCCACGCACCCTCCAGGTGGCATGGAGCATTCAGCTGGAGCCTCTGCTCACCGAAACTCTACATGTCAGTGGCAGGAGAGCGAGAGAGGGACAGTCAGGGGCAGGGCCTGTCCAGAAGAAGAACAGACAAACAGCACCACGAGTCGGCCCCTCCCAACCTCCAGGAGCGGGGGCCTCTGGCACCTCAGCCCCGCAGTCCCCACTCCTTCCCGCCCATACCTCCCTGCGCCCATCGGAGCCTTGGTTGATGTGAGCTGGCAGCAGAGAAGCACTGAGGCACGACGGCAGAACGCAGACCTGCGAGCAGCGGATGGCAGCCGCGGAGGCCACGGGAGCCTGACCAGGATGCTGAGGACCATTCCAGCCTCTTTTTCTGTTCCCGGTTTTTTCCTGAACCTAATGTGCTGTACCCCATTTTCCCATACTTGTCGGGGGAGGAAGTGTCCTGAATGGggtggtggattttttttctcgtTTTTTAAATGAGGGTTATGGGAAACGAAGCTGTACCGACAAGCGACCTAGTGGGTGTCAGTGCGGAGACTGAGCAGTGGGTCGTCCACCCTCCCTGGCCTTCCCTTGAGAAGATGGCTTTCTCTTGGGCTGGGCTTGGGGCAGAATCAGGAGGCAGCTGTGGGACTTACTGAGGAGCCTGCTTCTGGAAGAGGTTTCTGTGACCCTTGCCTTGGTTCCTGGTTCTATATAAACTGTCTCTCAGACAGTATGGAGCGTGGGGGAAAGTCCAGCCTGGAGATAACTGTCTGCCTCAGGATTTATGTatgctccttccttcccttcaagGGTTAGGGGTGGGTACacatactttttttatttttttattttttatgaaatgTGATTTTCCTTTCCATTGCCTTCTTCACCTTTGATGCTAAAAGATCTTTGTATAAGAAAAACAGGGCAGCCAAGCTATAAatctcacagctgctgtgaggaggaagatggagaaagagaagctaTGCCCTTTAGTTAAGAGTTGAAGAAAGCAGGCAGGCTCAGTTGTGGAGGTCTCAGGGCATCTGCAGGGGGTAGGGACTCAGGTCAGGAGGAGCTGCTTAGGATGTCTCCTGGTaccaggagagaagaggggaaagggcCCTCGAGGCGTGCTGAGGTAGAGCTGGGGgagctggcctggcctggcctggctgtGGCAGGTGTGGGTGAGGGCTTGGGACATTTGTCCCCGATCCCCCACATGTAGATGCTTTTGACTGAATTCAGAGGCCATTCTCTTCTAAAGCTGACCTGGTGGTTCAGAGCAGAGTGCCTCTCGCCCTGAGCAGTGTTGGCTCCTCTTTGATGACATTTTAGAGAAAATACTACCTCAACCACCTGAGAGCTGGGGTCAGTCTGCTGCCAATGCTTGGCTGTTAAATGGCTTTTAGATGGTGTCCATCGCAACCTTCTGGTCGTGAGGACATTTGCTAAAGTGCAGAAACGAGAGCTGAGTAGGGCCATTGTCTTTGTCCTGTTGTGGAAAGATCACTGCCTCTCCTGGGTGTACTGGCCATGCTCTCCCCTTGCGCACCATGCCCTGTTGTCTCTCCACCATTTCCACCTGGCAACAGGCACCTTGCTCTGTGCAGAGCTCCAATCTAACCATTATCAATTGGGCTTAAAATTCCGTTGATGTGGATGCTGCCAGATCTAGCTGGAAAGAGACCTCAGCACAGAGTATTCTTTGCGGAGGGGAGGGgttttcagtcctttctctcctccccatcctcccatgGGGTGTATTGGAGATCAGCGTCCTCCACCCCCCCAGGTTTAACCCCCCCACtctgccctcctcctgcccccacccctcctccccctcagcCTATGGAGATCTTCGTGGATGACGAGACCAAGTTGACGCTGCATGGGTTGCAGCAATACTACGTGAAACTGAAGGACAACGAGAAGAACCGGAAGCTCTTTGATCTTCTTGATGTCCTCGAGTTCAACCAGGTCAGTATCAGGGTCTGTGTAGGCGTGAGCACTGCACGTCCAGCTGTGGCAGAAGCTATGTAGAGGTGGCCTGTGATTGACAGGCTGTGTATGTAGGTGAAGCGGTGGAGGATGAAGTTGGTAAGAGCTAAGGTAGAGTACTTGATGAGGTTGGTAGGTGGGGCAGCCTGTGCTAGGCCACTGTAGAGCTGTGGTGTTTGAAGAGGATCTTTGGTTTTGtagactagttttttttttttttttaaagatttattatatgtatatagtgttcctcttgcatgtatgcatgcatgccagaagagggcaccagatctcactaaaaatggttgtgagctaccatgtggttgctgggaattgaactcaggacctctggaagagaggtcagtgttctaactgctgagccagctctccagcccctgtagtgtgttctctctctctcttccccctccccctccccctccctttcccctccccctcccctcccccctccttctgtcctccctttcccccctccctacccccttccccctttggttttttcgagacagggtttctctgtgtagccctggctgtccaggaactcactctgtagatcaggctggcctcaaactcagaaatctgcctgcctatgcctcctaagtgctgggaataaaggcgtgtgccaccactgcctggcttgtagTTCTCATTCTTAACATGGTCAGAGGTGGCCTCACCCTTGTGTATGCTAGCCTGAGGTCTTGTGTCCATGCAGCTGAGAGGCTAGGATGTTTGGAAATTAAGGCCTAGATGTACATGCAGTAAGGTTGAAGAACAGAGAAACATTTGTGAAGGGATATTTGAGTTGGAATAAGGGACTGAGGAATTCCTTTAGAAATTCTGCTAGGTCTGGGACGTGGtaggtagcacacacctttaaacccagcattcaggaggccgAGACTGGCAGCTCTgaagtctacagagtgggttGCAGGACGGCCAGGAGGACTATACAGAAAAGggctgccttgaaaaacaaaaacccaaagttCTGCCACATGTGttagcatacatctttaatcccaagcactagacagacaggtggatctctgtgagtacaagtttgaggccagcctgctctacataatgTGTttcaggacaactagggctaatagagaaaccctgtctcaaactttctgctcttccagaggatgcacATTCAGTTCACAGCACCTATCTATCCATGAAACTGGCTCCAGGTGATTCAACACACTCCTGAAAGTACGCCTGCATATACCTGGCATATATTCACAAaaccatgcatacatacattttaaaaacttcaaaagTGAGACTGGGACTTGGgaagtggctcagaggttaaaccACTTTTGTTCTTCTAAGAATtcccaagttgggctggagagatagctcagtggttaagactgctcttcctaaggtcctgagttcaaatcccagcaaccacatggtggctcacaaccatccgtaatgagatctaacactctcttctgaggtgtctgaaaatagctacagtgtacttacatataataaataaatctttaaaaaaaaaaaaagaattcccaagttcagttctcaatACCTATGTCATCTTCCAATCATGTAATTACAGTTGGCAGAAAAAGAGGGTCCAGTCTCTTCTGCTGGCCCTTCAGGCACCAGGCCCACATGCAGAagcatatgtgcaggcaaaacccAGACACCTGAACTTAAAACCCGCTGATTTTAGAATGCTGGTACATACAGCACATCACACTCTGTCTGGTGTGCATACATCACACCTGTGCTCCTTAGGTGGTGATCTTTGTGAAGTCCGTGCAGCGCTGCATCGCCCTGGCCCAGCTTCTAGTGGAGCAGAACTTCCCAGCCATTGCTATCCACCGCGGGATGCCCCAGGAGGAGAGGTGGGTTAGAGGCCagcgggggtgtgtgtgtgtgtgtctatgtgtcccCGTTCTTCTGTGTCCTATCCTCAGGAGGAAGCAGTGTGGAGAGAAGGGAGTCTCAACCCTTTTGTTTACTCTCTCACAAAGGCTCTCTCGGTATCAGCAGTTCAAGGATTTCCAGCGGAGGATTCTCGTGGCTACCAACCTGTTTGGTCGAGGCATGGACATTGAGCGTGTGAACATCGCTTTCAACTATGACATGCCAGAAGATTCAGACACTTACCTGCACAGGGTAAGCAGCCCACCCCAGcccacttctgtgtgtgtgcgcgcgcgcgcgctgtgTGCCTTCTCTGTCTGCCCTGTGGAGCTTGcagtcttcccctttccctccaggTGGCCAGAGCGGGCCGGTTTGGCACCAAAGGCTTGGCCATCACGTTTGTGTCAGATGAGAACGATGCCAAGATCCTTAATGACGTGCAGGACCGTTTTGAAGTCAACATCAGCGAGCTGCCCGACGAGATCGACATTTCTTCCTACAGTGagtgtcattgtgtgtgtgtgcatgcatgtatgctcCCATTTCGAGTCTTACTGTAACTGACTTTTTTCTTCAGTTGAGCAGACGCGGTAGAGGATTCGCCCATCCTGGACTGTGGCAGTCTGTTGTAGAAGAGGACACAGGGGTCAGGAGGAGACACTATGGCCCCACTCGACGCCTTGGCCCGCCTGTCTATGCTTCTCTCTGTGTCACCACCACTCCTAAACCTAGTCCTGATTTAtcagagttgtttgtttgtttttgttttttaacaaaactAAGAATgaaacaactgtgtgtgtgtggtgtctgtaagTGCTCCATTTAGGACTTGAACCAGAGTCACGGAGGGCTGCCAGCCTATTGTGGGGCAGGGTCCTAGAGAGGTAGGGGCCTGGTGACGTGAGGCTCCCAAAGTGACTGACAGTGAGGCTGGGACACTGCTGGGGGTCGGGAGGCAAAGAGCAAGTCCAAGCCCAGCTGGATTTCTTCTGTGAGGGCTGTGGTAGAGGGCTGGCCTGTCTTCTCTTTCTCGGGTTTTGGTCTGAAGTTCAGAAGGTTATACATGAAGCCCAggtagcttctctctctctctctctcttttttttttttttttttttttttttttgggtttttggatttggtttttttgagacagtgttacagggtttctctgtatagccctggctgtcctagaactcactctgtagaccaggctggcctcgaactcagaaatccgcctgcctctgccgcccagagtgctgggattacaggcgtgagccaccaccgccgggcCCCAGGTAGCTTCTTAACCTCAGACATGTACCTGTAGAGCCGGCCTGTCCTAGAATTATCTTGGGGTTCTTGGCAGTGTTGCTGGGATCCCTGGAGGGGAAGGGAGCAGGAGGTGAGGGGTGAAAGCAGTGCAGCACA is a genomic window containing:
- the Ddx39b gene encoding spliceosome RNA helicase DDX39B isoform X3; its protein translation is MDVLCQAKSGMGKTAVFVLATLQQLEPVTGQVSVLVMCHTRELAFQISKEYERFSKYMPNVKVAVFFGGLSIKKDEEVLKKNCPHIVVGTPGRILALARNKSLNLKHIKHFILDECDKMLEQLDMRRDVQEIFRMTPHEKQVMMFSATLSKEIRPVCRKFMQDPMEIFVDDETKLTLHGLQQYYVKLKDNEKNRKLFDLLDVLEFNQVVIFVKSVQRCIALAQLLVEQNFPAIAIHRGMPQEERLSRYQQFKDFQRRILVATNLFGRGMDIERVNIAFNYDMPEDSDTYLHRVARAGRFGTKGLAITFVSDENDAKILNDVQDRFEVNISELPDEIDISSYIEQTR
- the Ddx39b gene encoding spliceosome RNA helicase DDX39B isoform X1 yields the protein MADVGGPTPRENDVDNELLDYEDDEVETAAGADGTEAPAKKDVKGSYVSIHSSGFRDFLLKPELLRAIVDCGFEHPSEVQHECIPQAILGMDVLCQAKSGMGKTAVFVLATLQQLEPVTGQVSVLVMCHTRELAFQISKEYERFSKYMPNVKVAVFFGGLSIKKDEEVLKKNCPHIVVGTPGRILALARNKSLNLKHIKHFILDECDKMLEQLDMRRDVQEIFRMTPHEKQVMMFSATLSKEIRPVCRKFMQDPMEIFVDDETKLTLHGLQQYYVKLKDNEKNRKLFDLLDVLEFNQVVIFVKSVQRCIALAQLLVEQNFPAIAIHRGMPQEERLSRYQQFKDFQRRILVATNLFGRGMDIERVNIAFNYDMPEDSDTYLHRVARAGRFGTKGLAITFVSDENDAKILNDVQDRFEVNISELPDEIDISSYIEQTR
- the Ddx39b gene encoding spliceosome RNA helicase DDX39B isoform X2, which codes for MAENDVDNELLDYEDDEVETAAGADGTEAPAKKDVKGSYVSIHSSGFRDFLLKPELLRAIVDCGFEHPSEVQHECIPQAILGMDVLCQAKSGMGKTAVFVLATLQQLEPVTGQVSVLVMCHTRELAFQISKEYERFSKYMPNVKVAVFFGGLSIKKDEEVLKKNCPHIVVGTPGRILALARNKSLNLKHIKHFILDECDKMLEQLDMRRDVQEIFRMTPHEKQVMMFSATLSKEIRPVCRKFMQDPMEIFVDDETKLTLHGLQQYYVKLKDNEKNRKLFDLLDVLEFNQVVIFVKSVQRCIALAQLLVEQNFPAIAIHRGMPQEERLSRYQQFKDFQRRILVATNLFGRGMDIERVNIAFNYDMPEDSDTYLHRVARAGRFGTKGLAITFVSDENDAKILNDVQDRFEVNISELPDEIDISSYIEQTR